The following proteins come from a genomic window of Posidoniimonas polymericola:
- a CDS encoding ribosome-binding factor A, whose translation MVLDKRTREQMLAHCGAIHPDDGVDPRHAARQQVGQSRRGGCRGRKTRQLCQQIGQTLDLLFAEGVDGLELSDLRVVSVRAATDNSRMLVTVVADDLDQPFRRELLASRLQRLAGRLRTEVAQAITRRRAPVLTFVVLGHEAEAA comes from the coding sequence ATGGTCCTCGATAAACGTACGCGCGAGCAGATGCTCGCCCATTGTGGAGCGATCCACCCCGACGACGGGGTCGACCCCCGCCATGCAGCCCGGCAACAAGTCGGCCAATCGCGACGCGGCGGCTGCCGCGGCCGCAAGACGCGGCAGCTGTGCCAGCAGATCGGCCAGACGCTCGACTTGCTGTTCGCCGAAGGGGTGGACGGCCTGGAGCTGTCCGACCTGCGGGTTGTGTCGGTGCGGGCCGCTACCGACAACTCGCGGATGCTGGTCACCGTGGTCGCCGACGACCTCGACCAGCCGTTCCGACGCGAGCTGCTGGCGAGCCGCTTGCAGCGTTTGGCCGGCAGACTGCGGACCGAGGTCGCCCAGGCGATCACCCGCCGCCGGGCGCCGGTGCTGACGTTCGTGGTCCTCGGCCACGAGGCCGAGGCCGCCTAA
- a CDS encoding magnesium chelatase, whose product MTQHNRPTNLAELTASGWKSKSVKQEIRDNFMRMLSGGEELFPGLLGYDDTVIPEVNLALISGHDMLFLGEKGQGKSRMMRALVRFLDEEIPYIDCPEAPLHDDPLAPITSVCKRLVENVPPEEVPIAWWPRDKRYAERLAPGTKFADIIGEIDPAKLAGGASMSAEEALHFGLIPRMHRGVFAVNELPELDELVQVGLFNILEERDVQIRGYPINFDIDVLILFSANPSTYNRSGKVIPQLKDRIGSVIHTHYPRERELGIQVTEQEAGIDLGGDFPVIVPLFMKELIEQISIAARQSKFIDHQSGVSARFSIANYRTMIASARQRAAVLGEKPSVPRISDLGHLYSSSLGKLELDMMGTHQMSERQVLDAIIAEAIRDVFQEYVDEHGLMEIAEIFAEGVKIEVGDTLPSSHYAELLERVPPAWEKAFEVNTASDPAVRASCVEFVLAGLYATDKISRAQHHGRVVYET is encoded by the coding sequence ATGACGCAGCACAACCGTCCTACCAACCTCGCCGAACTCACCGCCAGCGGCTGGAAGTCGAAATCCGTCAAGCAGGAGATCCGCGACAATTTCATGCGGATGCTCAGCGGCGGCGAGGAGCTGTTCCCCGGCCTGTTGGGCTACGACGACACCGTCATCCCGGAGGTCAACCTGGCGCTGATCTCGGGCCACGACATGCTGTTCCTCGGCGAGAAGGGCCAGGGGAAGAGCCGGATGATGCGGGCGCTCGTGCGGTTCCTCGACGAGGAGATCCCGTACATCGACTGCCCCGAAGCGCCACTGCACGACGACCCGCTGGCGCCGATCACCAGCGTCTGCAAGCGGCTGGTGGAAAATGTCCCGCCAGAAGAAGTCCCGATCGCGTGGTGGCCGCGTGACAAACGCTACGCCGAGCGGCTGGCGCCCGGAACCAAGTTCGCCGACATCATTGGCGAGATCGACCCGGCCAAGCTGGCCGGCGGCGCCAGCATGTCGGCCGAGGAGGCGCTGCACTTCGGCCTGATCCCCCGGATGCACCGCGGCGTGTTCGCGGTCAACGAGTTGCCGGAGCTGGACGAGCTGGTGCAGGTCGGCCTGTTCAATATCCTCGAAGAGCGAGACGTGCAGATCCGCGGCTACCCGATCAACTTCGACATCGATGTGCTGATCCTGTTCTCGGCCAACCCGTCGACCTACAACCGCAGCGGCAAGGTGATCCCGCAGCTCAAGGACCGCATCGGGTCGGTGATCCACACGCACTACCCCCGCGAGCGGGAGCTCGGCATCCAGGTCACCGAGCAAGAAGCCGGCATCGACCTCGGCGGCGACTTCCCGGTGATCGTGCCGCTGTTCATGAAGGAGCTGATCGAGCAGATCAGCATCGCCGCGCGGCAGAGCAAGTTCATCGACCACCAGTCGGGCGTCAGCGCCCGGTTCAGCATCGCCAACTACCGCACAATGATCGCCTCGGCCCGGCAGCGGGCGGCGGTGCTCGGCGAGAAGCCGTCCGTGCCGCGGATCAGTGACCTGGGGCACCTGTACTCGTCGTCGCTGGGCAAGCTGGAGCTCGACATGATGGGCACGCACCAGATGAGCGAGCGGCAGGTGCTCGACGCGATCATCGCCGAGGCGATCCGCGATGTCTTCCAAGAATACGTCGACGAGCACGGCCTGATGGAGATCGCCGAGATCTTTGCCGAGGGGGTCAAGATCGAGGTCGGCGACACCCTGCCCTCCTCGCACTACGCCGAGCTGCTTGAGCGCGTGCCGCCGGCCTGGGAAAAGGCATTCGAAGTGAACACCGCCAGCGACCCTGCCGTGCGGGCGTCGTGCGTAGAGTTCGTGCTCGCCGGGTTGTACGCGACCGACAAGATCAGCCGGGCGCAGCATCACGGGCGGGTAGTTTACGAGACTTAG
- a CDS encoding purple acid phosphatase family protein: MRITPVLGGVVCALAWAVGSIAPAHEDHAHETIPVRPTEQHRATPLPDRIVLTWSGDPAGSMDVTWRTDLAESATRVEVIEADRLKWATIGEARLVEGTLERFESDLGSYYLHTAHLDKLEPETMYAYRVGGPTNPSEWLQFRTASREAKPFSFVYFGDAQNDIRSMWSRVIREANQHAPRAAFMLHAGDLINNANSDAQWGEWFGAGGWLNGMIPTVATPGNHEYSEGRTRHWAPQFSFPLNGPPGLEETVYWFDYQGTRFVSLNSNEQIERQADWLRSVLSDPSRPKWTIVTFHHPIFSAAKERDNPVLRGLWQPILEENGVDLVLQGHDHAYARSSLGGPTNVTEGVTAKSSNTVYVVSVSGPKMYPLKESWEVPRVASGVQLFQVIQVSQDEIRYEARVPSGGMYDGFTLTKDAEGVSTMVESDDLPPTRLEQPATE; the protein is encoded by the coding sequence ATGCGGATTACCCCTGTTCTTGGTGGAGTTGTGTGCGCCCTTGCATGGGCGGTTGGCAGTATTGCGCCGGCTCATGAGGACCACGCCCACGAGACCATCCCGGTCCGGCCAACCGAGCAGCACCGCGCGACGCCGCTGCCCGACCGGATCGTGCTGACCTGGAGCGGCGACCCCGCCGGCTCGATGGACGTCACCTGGCGGACCGACCTCGCGGAGTCGGCCACTCGGGTCGAGGTGATCGAGGCCGACCGCCTCAAGTGGGCGACCATCGGCGAGGCGCGGCTGGTCGAGGGGACGCTCGAGCGGTTCGAGTCCGACCTCGGCTCGTACTACCTGCACACGGCCCACCTCGACAAGCTCGAGCCCGAGACTATGTACGCCTACCGGGTCGGCGGCCCGACGAACCCGAGCGAGTGGCTCCAGTTCCGCACCGCCAGCCGCGAGGCCAAGCCGTTCTCGTTCGTCTACTTCGGCGACGCCCAAAACGATATCCGCTCGATGTGGTCCCGCGTCATCCGCGAGGCGAACCAGCACGCCCCCCGGGCGGCGTTCATGCTGCACGCCGGCGACCTGATCAACAACGCCAACTCAGACGCGCAGTGGGGCGAGTGGTTCGGCGCCGGCGGCTGGCTCAACGGCATGATCCCGACGGTCGCCACACCGGGCAACCACGAGTACTCCGAGGGCCGGACCCGCCACTGGGCGCCGCAGTTCTCGTTCCCGCTCAACGGCCCCCCGGGGCTTGAGGAGACCGTCTACTGGTTCGACTACCAGGGAACTCGTTTTGTCTCACTCAACTCCAACGAGCAGATCGAGCGTCAGGCCGACTGGCTGCGGTCGGTGCTGTCGGACCCCAGCCGGCCCAAGTGGACGATCGTGACCTTCCACCACCCGATCTTTTCGGCCGCTAAAGAACGCGACAACCCCGTGCTCCGCGGACTGTGGCAGCCAATCCTGGAGGAAAACGGTGTCGACCTGGTGCTGCAGGGCCACGACCACGCCTACGCCCGCTCGTCCCTCGGCGGGCCGACCAACGTCACCGAGGGTGTGACCGCCAAGAGCAGCAACACGGTCTACGTGGTGAGCGTCAGTGGGCCGAAGATGTATCCGCTCAAAGAGTCGTGGGAGGTGCCCCGCGTCGCCTCGGGCGTGCAGTTGTTCCAGGTGATCCAAGTCTCGCAGGATGAGATCCGCTACGAGGCGCGGGTCCCGTCCGGCGGCATGTACGATGGGTTTACGCTTACCAAAGACGCCGAAGGGGTTTCGACCATGGTCGAGAGCGACGACCTGCCGCCGACCCGGCTCGAGCAACCGGCTACCGAGTAA
- a CDS encoding FG-GAP repeat domain-containing protein encodes MTRPCLLVTLIAALLTSPARAAEHDLQRLPYNHPGLTVDLKVGLWAWPLPMDWDADGDLDLVVSCPDVPSNGIYFFENPSGEAPVFRPGKLVGRGVANISLSHVDGAPRVLTPGKEYVDFLGGRFEKQVAHPPGKMKVGNGRTRADQRKLVDYNHDGLVDMVIGVGYWGDYGWDNAYNDQGEWTNGPLHGYVLVALNRGTNDTPEYDEPVKLRAGGAEIDVYGMPSPCLADFDADGDLDLLCGEFVDGFTYFENTGSRAEPVYAAGRPLARNGEPLRMELCMIVPTAIDWDADGDVDLVVGQEDGRVALVEHTGQVADGVPVFKPPVFFRQQAEDLNYGALVTPVSCDWDNDGDPDLIAGNSAGFIGFIENLGRPAGQATPTWAEPVHLRADGRVLRVQAGENGSIQGPCESKWGYTTQTVADLNGDGLLDIVYNSIWGKIEWLPNVGEPGKPVLAGPRPVKVDWQGPAPKPEWNWWDPAEDELVTQWRTTPIAIDWDRDNTIDLVMLDPEGYLTLYRGVPDQTDFRVAPGERLFHTAAADSQPPQSAGLLRLTEGRAGRSGRRKLCLVDWDADGDLDLLANGPSVELLENTGGPDNAVFASGKRLAERRLAGHTTSPTTVDWNRDRVPELLIGAEDGFLYYAADRD; translated from the coding sequence ATGACGCGCCCCTGCCTGCTTGTGACGCTGATTGCCGCCCTGCTGACCTCGCCGGCCCGTGCCGCCGAGCACGACCTCCAGCGGCTGCCGTACAACCACCCTGGCCTGACGGTCGACCTGAAGGTAGGGCTCTGGGCGTGGCCGCTGCCGATGGATTGGGACGCCGACGGCGACCTCGACCTGGTGGTCTCGTGCCCCGACGTGCCGTCCAACGGGATCTACTTCTTCGAGAACCCAAGCGGCGAGGCGCCGGTCTTCCGGCCGGGCAAGCTGGTCGGCCGCGGCGTGGCGAACATCTCGCTCAGCCACGTCGACGGCGCCCCACGGGTGCTGACGCCCGGCAAGGAGTATGTCGACTTCCTTGGCGGGCGCTTCGAGAAGCAGGTCGCGCACCCGCCCGGCAAGATGAAGGTTGGCAATGGCCGCACGCGGGCCGACCAGCGGAAGCTGGTCGACTACAACCACGACGGCCTGGTCGACATGGTGATCGGCGTCGGCTACTGGGGCGACTACGGCTGGGACAACGCCTACAACGACCAGGGCGAGTGGACCAACGGCCCGCTGCACGGGTACGTGCTGGTCGCCCTGAACCGCGGCACGAACGACACCCCCGAGTACGACGAGCCGGTCAAGCTGCGGGCCGGCGGAGCCGAGATCGACGTCTACGGCATGCCGAGCCCCTGCCTGGCCGACTTCGACGCCGACGGCGACCTCGACCTCCTGTGCGGCGAGTTCGTCGACGGTTTCACCTATTTTGAGAACACCGGCAGCCGGGCCGAGCCGGTCTACGCCGCCGGCCGGCCGCTCGCCCGCAACGGCGAGCCGCTCCGCATGGAGCTCTGCATGATCGTCCCCACGGCCATCGACTGGGACGCCGACGGCGACGTCGACCTCGTGGTCGGCCAGGAGGACGGCCGCGTCGCGCTGGTGGAGCACACCGGCCAGGTGGCCGATGGCGTGCCGGTCTTCAAGCCGCCGGTGTTCTTCCGGCAGCAGGCCGAAGACCTCAACTACGGCGCGCTGGTCACGCCGGTTTCGTGCGACTGGGACAACGACGGCGACCCCGACCTCATCGCCGGCAACTCGGCCGGGTTCATCGGCTTCATCGAGAACCTCGGCAGGCCCGCCGGCCAGGCGACCCCCACCTGGGCCGAGCCGGTGCACCTGCGGGCCGACGGCCGGGTGCTGCGGGTGCAGGCCGGCGAGAACGGCTCCATCCAGGGACCGTGCGAGTCGAAGTGGGGCTACACCACGCAGACCGTGGCCGACCTCAACGGCGACGGCCTGTTAGACATTGTCTACAACTCGATCTGGGGCAAGATCGAGTGGCTGCCGAACGTCGGCGAGCCCGGCAAGCCCGTGCTGGCCGGCCCCCGGCCGGTGAAAGTCGACTGGCAGGGCCCCGCGCCGAAGCCGGAGTGGAACTGGTGGGACCCTGCCGAGGACGAGCTGGTCACGCAGTGGCGGACCACGCCGATCGCCATCGACTGGGACCGCGACAACACCATAGACCTCGTGATGCTCGACCCGGAGGGCTACCTGACGCTGTACCGCGGCGTGCCCGACCAAACCGACTTCCGCGTGGCGCCCGGCGAGCGGCTGTTCCATACGGCCGCGGCGGACTCCCAGCCGCCGCAGTCCGCCGGCCTGCTCCGCCTGACCGAGGGCCGCGCCGGCAGGAGCGGACGCCGCAAGCTTTGCCTGGTCGACTGGGACGCCGACGGCGACCTCGACCTGCTGGCCAACGGCCCGAGCGTCGAGTTGCTCGAGAACACCGGCGGTCCGGACAACGCGGTATTCGCCAGCGGCAAGCGACTCGCCGAGCGGCGCCTGGCCGGGCACACCACCAGCCCGACCACGGTCGACTGGAACCGCGATCGCGTGCCAGAGCTGTTGATCGGCGCCGAGGACGGGTTCTTGTACTACGCAGCCGACCGCGACTAG
- the gmd gene encoding GDP-mannose 4,6-dehydratase: MAKTALITGITGQDGSYLAELLLAKGYTVWGMIRRASSINTGRIDGIYRSPQRENTHRDARLRLVYGDLADGSVLNRHVKSIRPDEVYNLGAQTHVKVSFELPVYTGDVTGLGAVRLLEALRECGHESRFYQASSSELFGLASESPQNEQTPFHPRSPYACAKAYAFHLTRNYRESYGMFAVNGIQYNHESPRRGEAFVTRKITRAAAAIALGQQETVSLGNLNAERDWGYAGDYVKAMWLMMQAERPQDYVVATGETHSVRDFCCRAFARAGVPLTWHGEGVNEHGVDQAGRVRVSVDPEFFRPVESECLRGDASRIRRELGWAPEHTFDELVGMMVDADLAALSGGRRGAPSAGKRCSNAA; encoded by the coding sequence ATGGCGAAAACGGCGCTCATCACTGGCATCACGGGGCAAGACGGTTCGTACCTGGCAGAGCTGCTGCTCGCGAAGGGGTACACCGTCTGGGGGATGATCCGCCGCGCGTCGAGCATCAACACCGGACGCATCGACGGCATCTACCGCTCGCCCCAACGCGAGAACACCCACCGGGACGCGCGGCTGCGGCTCGTCTACGGCGACCTGGCCGACGGCTCGGTGCTGAACCGGCACGTCAAGTCGATCCGCCCGGACGAGGTCTACAACCTCGGCGCCCAGACGCACGTCAAGGTGTCGTTTGAGCTGCCCGTGTACACGGGCGATGTCACCGGCCTGGGCGCGGTTCGCCTGCTCGAGGCGCTCCGCGAGTGCGGGCACGAGTCGCGTTTCTACCAGGCGTCTTCGTCGGAGCTGTTCGGCTTGGCGAGCGAGAGTCCTCAGAACGAGCAGACCCCGTTCCACCCCCGCAGCCCATACGCGTGCGCGAAGGCCTACGCGTTCCACCTCACGCGGAACTACCGCGAGTCGTACGGCATGTTTGCCGTGAACGGCATCCAGTACAACCACGAGTCGCCCCGCCGCGGCGAGGCGTTTGTCACCCGCAAGATCACCCGCGCCGCCGCCGCGATCGCCCTCGGCCAGCAGGAGACCGTCTCGCTCGGCAACCTCAACGCCGAACGCGACTGGGGCTACGCCGGCGACTACGTCAAAGCGATGTGGTTGATGATGCAGGCCGAGCGGCCGCAGGACTACGTCGTGGCGACTGGCGAGACGCACTCGGTGCGGGACTTCTGCTGCCGCGCGTTCGCCCGAGCCGGCGTGCCGCTCACGTGGCACGGCGAGGGCGTCAACGAGCACGGCGTCGACCAAGCGGGACGCGTCCGCGTGTCGGTGGACCCCGAGTTCTTCCGCCCGGTCGAGTCGGAGTGCCTGCGGGGCGACGCCTCGCGGATCCGCCGCGAGCTCGGCTGGGCGCCCGAACACACCTTCGACGAGCTGGTCGGCATGATGGTCGACGCCGACTTGGCGGCCCTGTCTGGCGGCCGCCGCGGCGCCCCTTCGGCCGGCAAGCGGTGCTCGAACGCGGCCTGA
- a CDS encoding beta-propeller domain-containing protein, producing MPRRSPRADRRPNRRRTRLNTERLEPRCLMSGDAGLVVTAAVDVDDSAGVVLGDQQPATAESTTLNSREEVRAWLTAEIDRRYGELFGQTWENAWIVCGDFDLVATPVLFAANDSFLRTAVTNTASFSTTNVQVEGVDEADLVETDGKFVYIVSGKQLVIVDVRDPDSPQVASRVGLDSAPTGMYLSDGRLTLVSSSATAASTSGITLLGSWGYYGAGPTATTVDVIDISAPDQPALISRTEFAGQLVASRMVDGELRLVLREAPPHTALLPQPMLLNGSSGQTDVYVTSYTYESREAYLDRVLDAAVQQLAGGHRTFDGMGEVIQDTGETTWSTSDLLERIAGLNAFELSFTSYGESTVTVATIDTQAATPRVVDTHEFQADGQLTVYATEDDLYFFSSGGYVFSSDGRFTQSPTTIHKFSFAGKSGQIQLAATGELDGVPLNQFSIDEHDGYLRVVSSSATWNGDHQLTVFKQQGAKLVQVGEVDGLAPGEQVYSVRFLGERAFFVTFRQIDPLFAVDLSDPTDPQVMGELKLPGYSDYLQPIDENTLLAIGRGADENSGLFEELQVSLFDVTDLANPVLIDRYSFEGERSTATIATGNRWIRGDGDHHAVSYFADQGLLALPVHSESQHRFFGDQPVGGLNGLQLLRLDPESGITAETLLEHDQSIARSLRVGEHLIAVSEGRLTTHRFADLAGAPSGVSWNDQPTDELNFERNKSAAWAAAHADASVDDADDVDATLAEEDSLGSASHLHDQALRQLAQLSARRPLPTARPSTGPIPEASFAVDTVADAAPARPSVAPPWRGSVTARR from the coding sequence ATGCCCCGTCGTTCACCCCGCGCCGATCGCCGCCCAAACCGCCGCCGGACGCGTCTGAATACCGAGCGACTCGAGCCCCGCTGCCTGATGAGCGGCGACGCGGGCCTGGTCGTCACCGCCGCCGTGGACGTCGACGACTCGGCAGGGGTCGTGCTGGGCGACCAGCAGCCGGCCACTGCCGAGAGCACGACCCTCAACTCCCGCGAGGAGGTGCGGGCGTGGCTCACCGCCGAGATCGACCGCCGGTACGGCGAGCTGTTCGGGCAGACCTGGGAGAATGCCTGGATCGTGTGCGGCGACTTCGACCTCGTTGCAACGCCGGTGCTGTTCGCGGCGAACGATAGCTTCTTGAGAACGGCGGTGACCAACACCGCCAGCTTCTCCACCACGAACGTCCAGGTCGAAGGCGTCGACGAGGCCGACCTGGTCGAGACCGACGGCAAGTTTGTCTACATCGTCTCCGGCAAGCAGCTGGTGATCGTCGACGTCCGCGACCCCGACAGCCCGCAGGTGGCGTCGCGCGTCGGGCTCGATTCAGCACCGACCGGGATGTACCTGTCTGACGGGCGGCTGACGCTGGTTTCGTCGAGTGCAACCGCCGCATCGACTTCCGGAATCACGCTACTCGGTTCGTGGGGCTACTACGGCGCCGGTCCGACGGCCACCACGGTCGACGTGATCGACATTAGCGCCCCTGACCAACCGGCTCTGATCAGCCGGACCGAGTTCGCTGGCCAACTCGTCGCCTCGCGGATGGTCGATGGCGAGCTGCGGTTGGTACTGAGGGAAGCTCCTCCCCACACGGCACTGTTGCCGCAACCGATGCTCCTAAACGGTTCCTCGGGGCAAACGGATGTCTACGTAACCAGCTACACCTACGAGTCTCGCGAGGCGTACCTCGACCGTGTGCTCGACGCGGCCGTGCAGCAGCTGGCGGGCGGGCACCGCACATTCGACGGCATGGGCGAGGTAATCCAAGACACCGGCGAGACAACCTGGAGCACCAGCGATTTGCTGGAGCGGATTGCGGGGCTAAATGCTTTTGAGCTGAGTTTTACTAGCTACGGAGAGTCGACAGTGACGGTCGCCACGATCGACACGCAGGCGGCGACGCCGCGGGTGGTCGACACGCACGAGTTCCAGGCCGATGGCCAGCTCACCGTCTACGCGACCGAAGACGATCTGTATTTCTTTTCAAGCGGCGGCTACGTGTTCTCGAGCGACGGCCGCTTCACTCAGTCGCCAACGACGATCCACAAGTTCTCGTTCGCCGGCAAGTCGGGTCAGATCCAACTGGCCGCCACCGGCGAGCTCGACGGCGTTCCACTCAACCAGTTCAGCATCGACGAGCACGACGGCTATCTGCGGGTGGTGAGCAGCAGCGCGACCTGGAATGGCGATCACCAGCTCACGGTGTTCAAGCAGCAGGGCGCCAAGCTCGTGCAGGTCGGCGAGGTCGACGGCCTCGCGCCGGGAGAACAGGTCTACTCGGTCCGTTTCTTGGGCGAGCGGGCGTTCTTCGTCACCTTCCGTCAGATCGACCCGCTGTTCGCCGTCGACCTGAGCGACCCGACCGACCCGCAAGTGATGGGCGAGCTCAAGCTGCCGGGCTACAGCGACTACCTGCAACCGATCGATGAGAACACGCTGCTGGCAATCGGCCGCGGCGCCGACGAAAACAGCGGCCTGTTCGAGGAGTTGCAGGTCTCGCTGTTCGATGTGACGGACCTCGCGAACCCGGTGCTGATCGACCGCTACTCGTTCGAGGGCGAACGCAGCACGGCCACCATCGCGACCGGCAACCGCTGGATCCGTGGCGACGGCGACCACCACGCCGTGAGCTACTTCGCCGACCAGGGCCTGCTGGCTCTTCCCGTTCACAGCGAATCTCAACACCGGTTCTTCGGTGACCAGCCGGTTGGCGGCCTCAATGGCCTCCAGCTCTTGCGGCTCGACCCCGAATCAGGGATCACCGCGGAGACGCTCCTCGAGCACGACCAGTCGATCGCCCGCTCGCTCCGCGTCGGCGAACACCTGATCGCGGTGTCCGAGGGCCGGCTTACGACCCACCGCTTTGCCGATCTGGCGGGGGCGCCCTCGGGGGTGAGCTGGAACGACCAGCCGACGGACGAGCTGAACTTCGAACGCAACAAGTCCGCCGCCTGGGCCGCGGCGCACGCCGACGCGTCGGTCGATGACGCGGACGACGTCGACGCGACGCTTGCTGAGGAAGACTCGCTCGGCTCAGCCTCCCACCTGCACGATCAGGCGCTGCGGCAGCTTGCGCAGCTGAGTGCCCGCCGGCCGCTGCCCACCGCGCGGCCGTCAACAGGGCCGATACCCGAGGCGTCTTTCGCCGTCGACACTGTCGCCGACGCGGCTCCGGCCAGGCCATCGGTGGCGCCGCCGTGGCGCGGCTCGGTGACCGCCCGCCGCTAG